In a genomic window of Desulfobulbaceae bacterium:
- a CDS encoding tetratricopeptide repeat protein gives MNRMASTHQYALDNAGHQGKCAFLAGDYDRALIFFIDDLRQHPESVDTLFHIAYCYSILGQWQEAIDTYHELVRLQPDDPHAHDLLGTAYQKMGRLEDAAASLSRAEALRPGDALTICNLGRVLREMGRLDEAAGVLGRAVALRPEFAFAHFELGVTLVAQDRWIDALESFTEALRIEPEFARALFNVGIVEAVLGRWREARAAYERLVSLDIHLAAKLLDAIEGQR, from the coding sequence ATGAATAGAATGGCTTCGACCCACCAATACGCTTTGGATAATGCCGGTCATCAAGGCAAATGTGCTTTCTTGGCAGGAGACTATGATAGAGCGCTCATTTTTTTCATTGATGATCTGCGTCAGCACCCCGAGAGTGTTGATACCCTTTTTCATATTGCCTATTGCTATAGCATTCTGGGACAGTGGCAAGAGGCGATTGACACCTATCATGAACTTGTCAGGCTTCAGCCGGACGATCCCCATGCCCATGACCTGTTGGGAACTGCCTACCAAAAAATGGGACGCTTGGAGGATGCGGCGGCAAGTCTCTCCCGGGCCGAGGCTCTGAGACCGGGAGACGCCCTGACCATATGCAATCTTGGTCGTGTGCTGCGCGAGATGGGCCGTTTGGATGAAGCGGCGGGAGTCCTTGGGCGGGCGGTTGCCCTGCGTCCGGAATTTGCCTTTGCCCATTTTGAACTGGGAGTGACTCTGGTTGCGCAAGATCGTTGGATTGATGCCCTGGAATCCTTCACCGAGGCGCTGAGAATTGAACCGGAGTTTGCCCGCGCCCTGTTCAATGTCGGGATCGTCGAGGCTGTACTCGGTCGATGGCGTGAGGCCAGGGCTGCGTATGAACGGCTCGTGTCTTTGGATATTCATTTGGCGGCTAAGCTGCTGGACGCGATAGAAGGGCAGCGGTGA
- a CDS encoding type II secretion system protein GspE, translating into MLNTVFFKKKNKIGELLISKGKITKGEMERALAHMETVDQGLGEILISLGFISELDLVETLAEQVEIEVYKPDPIDEVQPLEISKLFHREHPFAVLKRADKLFLVVNNPLDGDVLSTVELLFVEPFEVQITTESVLRTIVHEHYGLSIDEGADDDPIGREESDIDKLKDMASEAPVIKYVNNLIDTAVKRRASDIHMEPFDEGFYIRLRIDGILHEYEITPKAMQAAIVSRTKLLAALDIAERRLPQDGKISIRISGKELDLRVSTMPTVYGEGVVIRILEKGNIILDMHQLGMPQKMEKSFKRMITIPDGIVLVTGPTGSGKTTTLYCALNYINSGTNKIITLEDPVEYQLRGINQIQVRPEIKLTFAKGLRSIVRQDPDVIMVGEIRDLETAEIAVQSSLTGHLVFSTLHTNDAISAVARMIDMGVERFLISSSLRAILAQRLVRCICKECKQPKGMISEFLPSRSKDDDFTMYKGRGCDACSGTGFTGRIGVYELLVITDAIGKGISQGLDLLDLKRIADSEGFFTMYHDGLEKVKAGVTTYSEVMRVTRSLMHELV; encoded by the coding sequence ATGCTTAATACGGTATTTTTTAAGAAAAAAAATAAGATCGGTGAACTGCTGATCAGCAAGGGCAAGATCACCAAGGGCGAGATGGAGCGGGCCCTGGCCCACATGGAAACCGTGGACCAGGGACTTGGTGAAATTCTGATCTCGCTGGGATTTATCAGCGAATTGGACCTGGTAGAGACCCTAGCGGAACAGGTGGAGATTGAGGTCTATAAGCCAGACCCTATTGATGAGGTTCAGCCTCTTGAAATTTCGAAGCTCTTTCATCGTGAACACCCTTTTGCCGTGCTCAAGCGGGCGGATAAGTTATTCCTGGTGGTTAACAATCCCTTGGATGGGGATGTGCTATCCACGGTTGAGTTGCTTTTTGTCGAGCCTTTCGAGGTCCAGATCACGACCGAGTCGGTGTTGCGCACCATCGTTCACGAGCATTATGGGTTGAGTATAGATGAGGGCGCTGATGACGACCCCATCGGCCGGGAAGAATCTGATATCGATAAACTCAAGGATATGGCCTCTGAGGCCCCGGTCATCAAGTACGTCAATAATCTGATCGACACCGCTGTCAAGCGGCGGGCCAGTGATATCCACATGGAACCCTTTGATGAGGGGTTTTATATCCGTCTGCGTATTGATGGCATCCTTCACGAGTACGAAATTACCCCGAAGGCGATGCAAGCGGCTATCGTCTCTCGGACCAAGCTTCTGGCCGCTCTAGACATTGCAGAGCGCCGCCTGCCCCAGGATGGCAAGATCTCGATCCGTATTTCAGGCAAGGAGCTTGATCTTCGGGTTTCCACCATGCCCACAGTTTATGGCGAGGGCGTCGTCATTCGTATCCTGGAGAAGGGCAATATCATTCTCGACATGCACCAGCTTGGCATGCCGCAGAAGATGGAGAAGAGCTTCAAGAGGATGATCACCATCCCTGACGGGATTGTCCTCGTTACCGGCCCAACCGGAAGTGGCAAGACGACTACCCTCTACTGCGCTTTGAATTACATCAATTCAGGCACCAATAAGATTATCACCCTTGAAGACCCTGTGGAGTATCAGCTGCGGGGCATCAATCAGATTCAGGTTCGGCCAGAGATAAAACTGACTTTTGCCAAAGGCTTACGCTCAATCGTTCGTCAAGATCCGGACGTCATCATGGTCGGCGAAATTCGAGATCTGGAGACTGCCGAGATCGCTGTGCAGTCGTCACTGACCGGGCATCTGGTCTTCAGCACCCTCCATACTAATGATGCTATTTCGGCTGTCGCCCGGATGATCGATATGGGGGTGGAGCGTTTTCTGATCTCCTCTTCACTCCGTGCGATTCTCGCCCAGCGCCTGGTGCGTTGCATCTGCAAGGAGTGCAAACAGCCAAAGGGCATGATCTCCGAGTTTTTGCCCTCGCGATCAAAGGACGATGATTTCACCATGTATAAGGGGCGGGGTTGCGATGCCTGTTCCGGCACCGGGTTTACCGGCCGGATTGGGGTCTATGAGCTGTTGGTGATTACTGACGCCATAGGTAAAGGCATCTCCCAGGGGCTTGATCTTCTTGACCTGAAACGAATCGCCGACAGCGAAGGCTTCTTCACCATGTATCACGACGGTCTGGAGAAGGTTAAGGCCGGGGTTACCACGTACTCAGAGGTTATGCGGGTGACTAGGAGCTTGATGCATGAACTTGTATAG
- a CDS encoding type II secretion system F family protein yields the protein MNLYSYSALDSANSVKRGTVEEIDKASAARRLMSQGLRPLEIKPYRASKKVNLSFSAFRKNKLTKTDIDFFTTQIALLLNAGLSLDASLRTMKQNSQKPAFQHFTGEIERKLKEGKSFSEALADYPMFSPMYISIVRAGEEGGILPAMLLRISEYQKTFQELGQFIVSAAIYPAILLVVGIIAVGILVTTILPRFEVLFKGMGQRLPLNVRILMDVAGFISNHLLLTTVAILVPVFAIISYCRTEQGRLFLDAKAITLPLISGFVRELETTRIFRTLEVLVKNGVHLATALKICSGVAANIEYQRLLQNATRALKEGQRIAPKLQGKGLFPDLAVDLLAIGEESGSVGEVCGQVADHYDKELRQRVKRIIALVEPIFILVIALGAGYVVVSMLTVIMSINDIAG from the coding sequence ATGAACTTGTATAGCTATTCGGCGCTTGACTCCGCAAACAGTGTCAAGCGCGGCACGGTCGAGGAGATTGATAAGGCGTCGGCGGCTCGGCGGCTGATGAGTCAGGGGTTAAGACCGCTTGAGATTAAACCGTACCGGGCCAGCAAGAAGGTTAATCTGTCGTTTAGCGCCTTCCGTAAAAACAAGTTGACAAAGACTGACATTGACTTCTTCACCACTCAGATTGCCCTGCTGCTGAACGCCGGGTTGTCGCTCGATGCCTCGCTTCGGACAATGAAACAGAACAGTCAGAAACCGGCATTTCAGCACTTTACCGGGGAGATTGAGCGCAAGTTGAAAGAGGGAAAGTCGTTTTCTGAGGCCTTGGCGGACTACCCCATGTTTTCGCCGATGTATATCAGCATCGTACGGGCGGGCGAAGAGGGTGGTATCTTGCCGGCCATGCTGCTCAGGATTTCTGAATATCAGAAGACCTTCCAGGAGTTAGGTCAGTTCATTGTCTCGGCAGCCATCTATCCTGCGATTCTTTTGGTTGTGGGGATTATTGCGGTGGGGATTCTGGTTACCACTATTCTGCCGCGTTTTGAGGTCTTGTTTAAAGGTATGGGGCAGCGTCTGCCGCTCAATGTCAGGATTCTGATGGACGTTGCGGGTTTTATTTCTAATCACCTGCTGCTCACCACAGTCGCTATCTTAGTGCCTGTATTTGCCATTATCTCCTATTGCAGAACCGAACAGGGGCGCCTTTTTCTCGATGCCAAGGCGATTACCTTGCCCCTTATCTCAGGATTTGTCCGGGAGCTTGAGACTACCCGTATTTTCCGGACTCTGGAGGTGCTGGTCAAGAATGGGGTCCATCTGGCAACCGCCTTGAAGATCTGTAGCGGGGTTGCTGCCAATATCGAATATCAGCGGCTGTTGCAGAATGCTACTCGCGCTCTGAAGGAAGGTCAGCGAATCGCCCCCAAACTCCAGGGAAAAGGGCTGTTTCCCGATTTGGCCGTGGATTTGCTTGCCATCGGTGAGGAGTCGGGCAGCGTCGGAGAGGTCTGCGGACAGGTGGCTGATCACTACGACAAGGAACTACGCCAGCGAGTGAAACGGATTATCGCTCTGGTCGAGCCGATATTTATTTTGGTGATTGCCTTGGGGGCGGGCTACGTCGTGGTCTCTATGTTGACCGTCATCATGAGTATTAACGATATTGCAGGATAA
- a CDS encoding prepilin-type N-terminal cleavage/methylation domain-containing protein — MNRDGDNRGACGGFSLIELLVVLILIGVMAGVVGPAVGRFLDSMEFKRQTGKIMAAVRYARLQAITEGTLVMMTASEEGGPVNLVLSGGVNEVRELELAEDAALELEPLQIGFSPEGYATPGLITLTVGERTESIFIDPLTGIPLLEDPDDE, encoded by the coding sequence ATGAATCGAGATGGAGACAATCGAGGGGCTTGTGGTGGTTTCTCCCTTATCGAACTCCTGGTGGTCCTGATCCTGATCGGGGTGATGGCCGGGGTTGTGGGACCGGCAGTGGGAAGGTTTCTTGACAGCATGGAGTTTAAACGGCAAACCGGAAAGATCATGGCGGCGGTTCGCTATGCCCGGCTTCAGGCCATCACCGAGGGGACGTTGGTGATGATGACCGCGTCCGAGGAAGGTGGTCCGGTGAACCTTGTCTTGAGCGGGGGGGTGAATGAGGTCCGGGAGTTGGAACTTGCCGAGGATGCCGCTTTGGAGCTTGAACCCTTGCAGATTGGCTTTTCACCGGAGGGCTATGCTACCCCTGGCTTGATCACTCTGACTGTTGGTGAGAGGACGGAGAGTATCTTCATTGATCCTTTGACCGGGATTCCGCTGTTGGAGGATCCTGACGATGAATAA
- a CDS encoding prepilin-type N-terminal cleavage/methylation domain-containing protein, with translation MNKASFWREHGGERGFSLFEILIATVLLAMVATMLYSVLNVGIKFTDQGGRKILAMERKYAFLSLVQRQTASAVYDVKQRKILMWADEDSFKVVTRSPYVYPEAGVVLAVYRYNEGDRAIYYLEKRDYYNIDYGEEYLPDFTEMSVLAWDEDPFSVQYDPAESPEVVFFFRDEEYALVPKCIDEQALQQWQFLRSER, from the coding sequence ATGAATAAGGCCTCGTTCTGGCGGGAACACGGGGGGGAGAGGGGATTTTCCCTGTTTGAAATCCTGATAGCCACAGTGCTTCTGGCGATGGTGGCGACTATGCTCTATTCGGTGCTTAATGTCGGGATTAAATTTACAGACCAGGGGGGGCGAAAGATTTTGGCCATGGAGCGTAAATACGCTTTTTTATCCCTAGTGCAGCGGCAGACAGCCAGCGCCGTGTATGATGTTAAGCAGAGGAAAATTCTGATGTGGGCGGACGAGGATTCGTTCAAGGTGGTGACCAGGAGTCCTTATGTCTATCCGGAGGCCGGGGTGGTCTTAGCTGTTTACCGGTATAACGAGGGTGATCGCGCCATCTACTATCTGGAAAAGCGGGATTATTACAATATCGATTATGGTGAGGAGTATCTTCCTGATTTTACCGAAATGTCAGTCCTGGCCTGGGATGAAGACCCTTTTTCTGTCCAATATGACCCTGCCGAAAGCCCTGAGGTTGTGTTCTTTTTTCGTGACGAGGAGTATGCGCTGGTGCCAAAATGCATTGACGAGCAAGCCCTTCAGCAATGGCAGTTTCTGCGGTCTGAACGGTAA
- a CDS encoding prepilin-type N-terminal cleavage/methylation domain-containing protein codes for MGDARCFGYPSFYYPIDQSCCAVDEEFSLLRQHNLLRLGQKGFSLLEILVAVTIMGLAYVAILQNFSMSARNILKMEEGRTELFATSLAFEQTVLVLGSASDQSGGSGEAVAEGGRYQLVEVLDETGEFMTLQLQRK; via the coding sequence ATTGGGGATGCAAGGTGTTTTGGATATCCGTCATTCTATTATCCTATCGACCAGAGTTGTTGCGCTGTCGATGAGGAGTTTTCATTGTTGAGACAACATAACCTCTTGCGTCTGGGACAGAAGGGGTTTTCCCTGCTCGAAATCTTAGTTGCGGTCACTATTATGGGCCTTGCCTATGTGGCTATTTTGCAAAATTTTTCGATGTCAGCGCGAAATATTTTAAAAATGGAGGAGGGGCGGACCGAGCTTTTTGCGACCTCTTTGGCTTTTGAGCAGACTGTGCTCGTTTTGGGCAGTGCCAGTGACCAGAGTGGTGGTAGCGGTGAAGCCGTGGCTGAGGGCGGGAGGTATCAATTGGTGGAAGTCTTGGATGAAACTGGTGAGTTTATGACTCTGCAGTTACAGCGGAAGTAA
- a CDS encoding general secretion pathway protein GspK translates to MEAPWFSKKRHGRRGASDRGFALVVVIIVVLLASFLASQLILQVRTELSISHNIKRRVAGHFLAQAGLNLGLFRILDRPMDIPAIGAEEDWQDFIHGYEYQVFLPLGKVTYYVTSEGGKIDLNRSPQALLELFLQYQLGEGQEEAIAIVVDSLLDWRDNDDLYRENGAESEYYGSLDDPYIPRNGKIEDPADFFLIRGAGSMVGKFSAHEVFTVNSMDGRINFNSLTPAMLDFLTGGDKESVDAYYSAQEEFRGQLTPAMASEILGDNFTKFQPYLTFGTPNNPYYYVVGTGYAGVEQDQMQSEEAVEAGTALPKQPGTIDSMVIKKEGGAFMCLAWQERYI, encoded by the coding sequence ATGGAAGCGCCTTGGTTCTCGAAGAAGCGGCATGGCCGGAGAGGGGCATCAGATCGAGGATTTGCTCTGGTTGTTGTCATCATCGTGGTCTTGTTGGCGAGTTTTCTGGCATCGCAGCTAATCTTGCAGGTCAGGACCGAACTCTCGATTTCGCATAACATCAAGCGTCGGGTTGCCGGACATTTTCTGGCCCAAGCCGGATTGAATCTTGGCCTGTTTCGGATACTTGACCGGCCTATGGATATTCCGGCCATTGGGGCCGAGGAGGATTGGCAAGATTTTATCCATGGCTACGAATATCAGGTTTTTCTGCCTCTGGGCAAAGTTACGTATTATGTGACCAGTGAGGGGGGCAAGATCGACCTCAATAGATCGCCCCAGGCCCTGCTCGAGCTTTTTTTGCAGTATCAGCTTGGTGAAGGCCAAGAGGAGGCGATTGCCATCGTCGTCGACTCCCTGCTTGATTGGCGGGATAACGATGACCTTTACCGAGAAAATGGCGCAGAGAGTGAGTATTACGGTTCTTTGGATGATCCTTACATCCCCCGTAATGGCAAGATCGAAGATCCTGCCGATTTTTTTCTGATCAGGGGCGCTGGTTCAATGGTTGGCAAGTTTTCCGCCCACGAAGTCTTTACGGTTAACAGCATGGATGGCAGGATAAATTTCAACAGCCTTACCCCGGCAATGCTTGATTTTCTCACCGGAGGTGATAAAGAAAGTGTGGATGCCTATTACAGCGCTCAAGAAGAGTTCCGAGGGCAACTGACTCCGGCGATGGCGTCCGAGATCCTTGGCGACAACTTTACTAAGTTTCAGCCATATCTTACCTTCGGCACCCCTAATAACCCGTATTATTATGTCGTGGGGACCGGGTATGCCGGAGTCGAACAGGACCAGATGCAATCCGAGGAGGCAGTGGAGGCGGGTACTGCGCTCCCCAAGCAGCCTGGCACGATCGACAGTATGGTTATAAAGAAGGAAGGCGGCGCCTTTATGTGCCTGGCCTGGCAGGAACGCTATATATGA